A genomic window from Amia ocellicauda isolate fAmiCal2 chromosome 15, fAmiCal2.hap1, whole genome shotgun sequence includes:
- the ano6 gene encoding anoctamin-6, with amino-acid sequence MSEHEILEMDSDPGDTELVDEEQLYSQDFLTTYAAVREGEGMFKTEMTEFNNETDSLFFVDGKRRIDFVLVYEDEEKKEYEKRQVHQRRKRKREYFEASLIKMGLELEGVRSVVDEKIIFVKVHAPWDVLCTYAEVLHIKLPIEANDLASKESPFNCFTKCFYPSEELIKPEAEYFTAPFEKDRIEYFHVTDRDTFFTPSMRSRMVYYILSRAPYEVRGKITKFGITKLLDGGVYKAAYPLHDCRFNVKSEDKNCPNERYLLYKEWAHPLSFYKMQPLDLIRKYYGEKISIYFAWLGFYTKMLAFAAVVGLGCFIYGYQTQETSTWSQEVCDPNIGGSIIMCPQCDQECAYWRLNSTCESSKKLCIFDSFGTLVFAIFMAIWVTLFLEFWKRYQAQLEYEWDTVEFLEQEEQPRPEYEAKCVHDRVNPITKVTEKVPFTKCGKCLRMSCGIGTVLFWILLIIASVVGIIVYRLAVFFAFSAKLRKATKELEPFREYVTPQNATTVTASLISFVIIMVLNIVYEKVAIWITDFELPRTQTEYENSLTMKMFLFQFVNYYSSCFYIAFFKGKIVGYPGDPVYWLGRYRNEECDPGGCLLELTTQLTIIMGGKAIWNNIQEVLLPWVKNLIFRYCMSPRTQKAVPRWEQDYELQPLGKLGLFYEYLEMVIQFGFVTLFVASFPLAPLLALLNNVFEIRVDAWKITTQFRRVVPEKAQDIGAWQPILQGIAILAVVTNAMIIAFTSDMIPRLVYYWSFSVYPYGEHPDHTMMGYINNSLSVFRISDFSNESLPLQLNLGNITTCRYRDFRYPPGHPKQYEYSIYYWHVIAAKLAFIIVMEHIVYFTKFILSYIIPDVPIEVKEQIKREKYLTQKLLHEASLKLVTRRMKPITDKLLKRSDGDFKLITESSE; translated from the exons tatacAGCCAAGATTTTCTAACAACCTATGCAGCAGTACGGGAGGGAGAAGGCATGTTCAAGACAGAAATG ACGGAGTTCAACAATGAGACGGACTCTCTGTTCTTTGTTGATGGAAAAAGGAGGATTGATTTTGTGTTGGTCTATGAGGATGAGGAAAAGAAGGAATATGAGAAACGACAGGTACATCAGAGACGAAAA AGAAAAAGGGAGTATTTTGAAGCAAGCTTGATCAAAATGGGATTAGAATTGGAAGGGGTGAGATCT GTAGTGGATGAAAAGATTATTTTTGTGAAGGTCCACGCACCCTGGGACGTCCTTTGCACATACGCAGAGGTGCTACATATCAAACTACCCATTGAGGCAAATGATCTGGCATCCAAAGAGTCCCCCTTCAACTGCTTTACCAAATGCTTCTACCCCAGCGAAGAACTGATCAAACCCGAGGCTGAGTATTTCACTGCCCCCTTCGAGAAGGACAGGATAGAATACTTCCACGTGACAGATCGCGATACGTTCTTCACTCCTTCCATGAGGAGCCGAATG GTATACTATATTCTCAGCCGTGCCCCTTATGAGGTGAGAGGCAAAATAACAAAATTTGGCATCACCAAACTGCTGGACGGTGGTGTGTACAAGGCTGCCTACCCACTACATGAT TGCAGATTCAATGTTAAGTCTGAAGACAAAAACTGCCCCAATGAACGCTACCTCTTGTATAAAGAATGGGCTCACCCTCTGAGCTTCTATAAGATGCAGCCTTTGGATCTAATAAG GAAGTATTATGGAGAAAAGATCAGCATCTATTTTGCTTGGCTCGGCTTCTACACAAAAATGCTGGCCTTCGCAGCAGTGGTGGGTCTCGGCTGCTTTATTTATGGATACCAAACCCAGGAGACGAGTACGTGGAG TCAAGAGGTGTGTGATCCTAACATCGGTGGCAGTATTATCATGTGTCCACAGTGTGACCAGGAATGCGCCTACTGGAGGCTAAACAGCACCTGCGAGTCCTCAAAG aAACTCTGCATATTTGACAGTTTTGGGACACTAGTTTTTGCCATATTCATGGCAATTTGGG TCACGCTATTCCTGGAGTTCTGGAAGCGGTACCAGGCCCAGCTGGAGTACGAATGGGACACGGTGGAGTTCCTGGAGCAGGAGGAACAGCCTCGCCCAGAGTACGAAGCCAAATGCGTTCATGATCGAGTCAATCCCATCACAAAG GTAACAGAGAAGGTCCCTTTTACAAAGTGTGGGAAGTGTTTGAGAATGTCCTGTGGCATCGGAACAGTATTATTCTGG attttgCTGATTATTGCTTCCGTTGTTGGGATTATAGTCTACCGCCTGGCTGTGTTCTTCGCTTTCTCTGCAAAACTGAGAAAAGCCACAAAGGAACTGGAGCCCTTCAGAGAGTACGTTACTCCCCAGAACGCCACTACAGTAACAGCCTCGCTCATCAGCTTTGTCATCATCATGGTCCTCAACATTGTCTACGAGAAGGTAGCAATCTGGATCACTGACTTTG AACTGCCCCGGACACAGACTGAATACGAGAACAGCTTAACCATGAAGATGTTTCTTTTCCAGTTTGTCAACTACTATTCTTCCTGCTTCTACATTGCTTTTTTTAAGGGTAAGATCGTGGGTTACCCTGGCGATCCGGTCTACTGGCTTGGTAGATACAGAAATGAGGAG TGTGATCCCGGTGGTTGCCTCCTTGAGTTGACGACTCAGTTGACAATTATAATGGGTGGCAAAGCCATCTGGAACAACATACAAGAAGTGCTGCTTCC ATGGGTGAAGAATCTCATATTCCGCTATTGCATGAGTCCAAGGACACAAAAGGCTGTTCCACGATGGGAGCAAGACTATGAGCTCCAGCCATTGGGAAAGCTGGGATTGTTTTATGAATACCTTGAAATGG TGATCCAGTTTGGTTTCGTCACCTTGTTTGTGGCCTCCTTCCCTCTGGCACCCCTCTTGGCCCTCCTCAATAACGTGTTTGAGATCCGAGTGGACGCCTGGAAGATCACCACACAGTTTCGCCGGGTGGTGCCAGAGAAGGCACAAGACATTGGAGCATGGCAGCCCATCCTTCAGGGCATTGCCATTCTGGCTGTGGTAACAAAT GCCATGATCATTGCTTTTACATCCGACATGATCCCGAGATTAGTTTACTACTGGTCCTTCTCTGTGTATCCCTACGGAGAGCACCCAGACCACACCATGATGGGCTACATCAACAATTCCCTCTCTGTCTTCAGAATCAGTGACTTCTCCAATGAAAGCCTGCCCCTCCAGTTAAACCTGGGCAACATCACCACCTGCAG GTATCGGGATTTTAGATATCCACCTGGACACCCAAAACAATATGAATACAGTATTTACTATTGGCATGTCATCGCTGCCAAACTGGCTTTCATTATAGTTATGGAG cACATTGTCTACTTCACGAAGTTCATCCTGTCGTATATCATTCCGGACGTACCTATAGAAGTAAAAGAGCAGATCAAACGGGAGAAATACTTAACCCAGAAGCTGCTTCACGAGGCCAGCCTGAAACTGGTGACCAGACGCATGAAACCCATTACTGACAAACTACTCAAACGCTCAGATGGAGACTTTAAGTTAATCACCGAAAGCAGTGAATAG